In Falsibacillus pallidus, one DNA window encodes the following:
- a CDS encoding Na(+)/H(+) antiporter subunit F1 encodes MVLKISLICISIAMLALIYRVIKGPTIPDKVIALDAIGINLVALIALISMLLKTSAFLEVILLVGILAFIGTVAFAKFLEKGEIIERDRNH; translated from the coding sequence ATGGTCTTGAAAATTTCGTTGATCTGCATCTCCATCGCCATGCTCGCCTTGATCTATCGGGTCATTAAAGGGCCCACAATCCCTGACAAGGTCATTGCACTTGATGCAATTGGCATAAATCTCGTCGCATTGATTGCACTCATCTCCATGCTCCTTAAAACGAGCGCATTTTTGGAAGTCATCCTGCTCGTCGGGATTCTTGCTTTCATCGGCACCGTCGCATTCGCCAAATTCCTCGAGAAAGGGGAGATCATTGAACGTGACCGAAATCATTAA
- the mnhG gene encoding monovalent cation/H(+) antiporter subunit G, translating to MTEIINVFAGIFIAIGALLSLVTALGILRLPDVYTRNHAASKGSTLGVMSVLLGAFLYFYTLDGDYNSRLILAIVFIFITSPVAGHLISRAAYNTGIPMWEKSVLDELKDKEKHEKDGLKREKQ from the coding sequence GTGACCGAAATCATTAATGTATTTGCAGGGATATTCATCGCAATCGGGGCTTTACTAAGCTTGGTGACGGCCCTAGGCATCTTGCGCCTACCCGATGTATACACCCGCAACCACGCCGCATCTAAAGGGTCTACACTAGGAGTGATGTCCGTCTTGCTTGGAGCATTTCTTTACTTCTATACGTTGGACGGGGACTATAATTCAAGGCTGATCCTTGCCATTGTTTTTATCTTTATCACATCGCCGGTCGCTGGGCATTTGATCAGCCGGGCAGCCTACAATACCGGCATACCCATGTGGGAGAAAAGCGTTCTCGATGAACTGAAGGATAAAGAAAAGCATGAAAAAGATGGACTCAAAAGAGAAAAGCAATGA
- a CDS encoding DUF2188 domain-containing protein — protein sequence MSWSKNDYPDSFKNLTIDTKSKAIEIGNALLDEGYEEERAIPIAIDRARSAMEGGQKEEEYHLLPHDNGWQLKKADGQRAIYVEETKNKLLDKAKKYANDHDGSLVIHKEDGSVETTLYDS from the coding sequence ATGAGCTGGTCCAAGAATGATTACCCGGATTCTTTCAAAAACCTGACAATTGATACGAAATCAAAGGCCATTGAAATCGGCAATGCTCTTCTTGACGAAGGGTATGAAGAAGAGAGGGCCATTCCGATTGCGATTGATCGGGCAAGATCGGCAATGGAAGGCGGCCAGAAGGAAGAGGAATATCATTTATTGCCGCATGACAATGGTTGGCAGCTAAAAAAAGCGGATGGACAACGTGCCATCTATGTGGAGGAAACGAAGAACAAGCTATTGGATAAGGCAAAAAAATATGCCAATGACCATGACGGTTCACTCGTCATCCATAAAGAAGACGGTTCGGTTGAAACAACGCTATATGATTCATAA